One Cellulosimicrobium protaetiae genomic region harbors:
- a CDS encoding sensor histidine kinase encodes MTPSDTRHEQRTGATHRPSRPTPPPWLIDALLGFAVFDVVAFAIAADVGGTRADPWVAYPIALVLGLLVLGRRRFPVAVLVATALVICAYYTLDLPAIGLALPVSVALYSAAAAGRLRWAVGVAAALVVASTYFRLAEGDDVRYVVGYELATTVALMAAAIALGHGSFARRQRDEQRRHADALREQTHALEAADRVAREREAVARDLHDVVGHHLAVVALHASVAREALDDVGRTGSEAHETAVTTARDELDLVRTSAASALADLRATVRSLRGAPGAVADQARLDRLDDLARTARGAGLDVALDVDLPDDAADGSAAGATVYRVVQEGLTNVLRHAGASAAVVRVTLDPARDTLVVEVRDDGAGASGGTSSEGFGLRGLRERVAVLGGTVTTDSPDGGGFRLRARVPLALGASGNANGTVARGRAVDGGSA; translated from the coding sequence GTGACGCCCTCCGACACCAGGCACGAGCAGCGCACCGGCGCGACGCACCGTCCGTCGCGCCCGACGCCACCGCCGTGGCTCATCGACGCCCTGCTGGGCTTCGCGGTGTTCGACGTCGTCGCGTTCGCCATCGCGGCCGACGTCGGCGGCACGCGTGCCGACCCGTGGGTCGCGTACCCGATCGCCCTCGTGCTGGGCCTGCTCGTCCTCGGCCGCCGCCGCTTCCCGGTCGCGGTCCTGGTCGCGACCGCGCTCGTCATCTGCGCCTACTACACGCTCGACCTGCCCGCGATCGGCCTCGCGCTGCCCGTCTCGGTCGCCCTCTACTCGGCGGCCGCCGCGGGGCGCCTCCGCTGGGCGGTCGGGGTCGCGGCGGCGCTCGTCGTCGCCTCGACGTACTTCCGGCTCGCCGAGGGCGACGACGTCCGGTACGTCGTCGGGTACGAGCTCGCGACGACGGTCGCGCTGATGGCTGCCGCGATCGCCCTCGGGCACGGCTCCTTCGCCCGGCGACAGCGCGACGAGCAGCGCCGGCACGCCGACGCGCTCCGCGAGCAGACGCATGCGCTCGAGGCCGCCGACCGCGTGGCCCGCGAGCGCGAGGCGGTCGCGCGCGACCTGCACGACGTCGTCGGGCACCACCTGGCGGTCGTGGCCCTGCACGCGAGCGTCGCGCGCGAGGCGCTCGACGACGTCGGCCGGACCGGCTCCGAGGCGCACGAGACCGCCGTCACGACCGCGCGGGACGAGCTCGATCTCGTGCGGACCTCGGCGGCGTCCGCCCTGGCGGACCTTCGCGCGACCGTGCGCTCGCTGCGCGGTGCACCCGGGGCGGTCGCGGACCAGGCCCGCCTCGACCGGCTCGACGACCTCGCGCGCACCGCCCGGGGCGCCGGCCTCGACGTCGCGCTGGACGTCGACCTCCCCGACGACGCGGCGGACGGCAGCGCGGCGGGCGCGACGGTCTACCGGGTCGTGCAGGAGGGGCTGACGAACGTGCTGCGGCACGCCGGGGCGAGCGCCGCCGTCGTGCGCGTGACGCTCGACCCGGCACGGGACACGCTCGTCGTCGAGGTGCGCGACGACGGCGCCGGTGCGTCGGGAGGCACGAGCAGCGAGGGGTTCGGCCTGCGCGGGCTGCGCGAGCGCGTCGCGGTGCTCGGCGGCACCGTCACGACCGACTCGCCCGACGGCGGCGGGTTCCGCCTGCGCGCCCGGGTCCCGCTCGCCCTGGGCGCGTCCGGGAACGCCAACGGGACCGTGGCGCGGGGGCGGGCCGTCGACGGGGGGTCCGCATGA
- a CDS encoding fructosamine kinase family protein: MSRSARGHEVGAERTPSAGVFTKSRADAPPGFFACEAAGLAWLGVAGGSRVARVLDVSPTRLDLERVPPAAPTPEAAYAFGRALAVVHDAGAPAWGASPPGWTGDGFFGPLDDPLPMPTGSWPDWPTFYAEARLLPVARQGRDRGALDADDVHLLERLGGSLADLARPAHDDAPARVHGDLWSGNVLWSPQGPGPGGRPSGVEAVLIDPAAHGGLREADLAMLALFGAPYLDEIVAGYDDAHPLARGWRHRVALHQVYPVAVHAVLFGGGYRAQLRSSVRALLGDA, from the coding sequence GTGAGCAGGTCGGCGCGCGGTCACGAGGTCGGCGCCGAGCGCACGCCGTCGGCGGGCGTCTTCACGAAGTCGCGCGCCGACGCGCCCCCGGGGTTCTTCGCGTGCGAGGCCGCGGGGCTCGCCTGGCTCGGCGTCGCGGGCGGCTCCCGCGTCGCCCGTGTCCTCGACGTGAGTCCGACACGCCTCGACCTCGAACGCGTCCCGCCCGCCGCGCCGACGCCCGAGGCGGCGTACGCGTTCGGCCGGGCGCTCGCCGTCGTGCACGACGCCGGCGCCCCCGCGTGGGGCGCGTCGCCACCAGGGTGGACGGGCGACGGGTTCTTCGGTCCGCTCGACGACCCGCTGCCGATGCCGACGGGTTCCTGGCCCGACTGGCCGACCTTCTACGCCGAGGCACGGCTGCTCCCCGTCGCGCGGCAGGGCCGGGACCGCGGCGCCCTCGACGCCGACGACGTGCACCTGCTCGAGCGGCTCGGCGGCAGCCTTGCGGACCTCGCCCGGCCCGCGCACGACGACGCCCCCGCGCGCGTGCACGGCGACCTGTGGTCGGGCAACGTGCTGTGGTCCCCGCAGGGCCCCGGCCCGGGCGGGCGTCCGAGCGGCGTCGAGGCGGTGCTCATCGACCCCGCCGCGCACGGCGGGCTCCGCGAGGCCGACCTGGCGATGCTCGCCCTGTTCGGCGCGCCCTACCTCGACGAGATCGTCGCCGGGTACGACGACGCGCACCCGCTCGCGCGCGGGTGGCGCCACCGGGTCGCGCTGCACCAGGTGTACCCGGTCGCCGTGCACGCGGTGCTGTTCGGCGGCGGGTACCGCGCGCAGCTCCGATCGTCGGTCCGGGCGCTGCTCGGCGACGCCTGA
- a CDS encoding multicopper oxidase family protein — protein sequence MTTTYTTPPPAVPPAPGAPAGPPGGRPRRRRGPLARILLVLGLVVLLFVTAVVAVVGVAWARAATSTAGAVEFTRPLAVPPLAESRVEDGVRVFELEAREGVADLGASAPTPTIGLNGDYLGPTLRAARGERVRVDVTNALDETTTLHWHGMHLPPAMDGGPHQMVEPGETWSPTWTIDQPAATLWYHPHLHGQTASQVYRGLAGMFLLDDPADADGPAADLPHEYGVDDVPVILQDKSFHADGRLDDAVSFLSPVGTLGDTVLVNGTPGPYLDVTTERVRLRLLNGSDSRVYDVGLADGGTVRLVGTDGGLLPAPQAVERVRLSPGDRAEVVVTLTPGQRAVLRSFPPELGVNPLFERFSGGDDTLDLLELRASGTLAPSPAVPGTLAADDAADELDEADAVRTRRFQLAGTAINGRSMDMARIDEVVTVGDTEVWEVTGLDDTPHNFHVHDVRFRVLDVAGEPPGPDLAGWQDTVYVQPGRVTRLLVRFDAAEGTTDPSTPYMFHCHLLTHEDRGMMGQLVVVAPGEEAPSRIAVPDGTGHSDHDADGLPGDGTGPRRTLAPDGSHSSDH from the coding sequence ATGACGACCACGTACACCACCCCGCCTCCCGCCGTCCCGCCGGCACCCGGAGCACCCGCCGGACCGCCGGGCGGTCGGCCCCGACGGCGCCGCGGCCCGCTCGCCCGCATCCTCCTCGTGCTCGGGCTCGTCGTGCTCCTGTTCGTCACGGCGGTCGTCGCGGTCGTGGGCGTCGCGTGGGCGCGTGCCGCGACCAGCACGGCGGGAGCCGTCGAGTTCACGCGCCCGCTCGCCGTCCCGCCGCTCGCGGAGTCGCGCGTGGAGGACGGCGTGCGCGTCTTCGAGCTCGAGGCGCGCGAGGGTGTCGCCGACCTCGGCGCGTCCGCCCCCACCCCGACGATCGGGCTGAACGGCGACTACCTCGGCCCGACCCTGCGGGCCGCGCGCGGCGAACGCGTGCGCGTCGACGTGACGAACGCTCTCGACGAGACCACGACGCTCCACTGGCACGGCATGCACCTGCCGCCCGCGATGGACGGCGGCCCCCACCAGATGGTCGAGCCCGGCGAGACGTGGTCGCCCACGTGGACCATCGACCAGCCCGCCGCGACGCTCTGGTACCACCCGCACCTGCACGGTCAGACCGCGAGCCAGGTGTACCGGGGGCTCGCCGGGATGTTCCTCCTCGACGACCCGGCCGACGCCGACGGTCCGGCAGCGGACCTGCCGCACGAGTACGGCGTCGACGACGTCCCCGTCATCCTCCAGGACAAGAGCTTCCACGCCGACGGTCGGCTCGACGACGCCGTCTCCTTCCTCTCGCCGGTCGGCACCCTCGGCGACACCGTGCTCGTCAACGGCACCCCCGGGCCCTACCTCGACGTCACGACCGAGCGCGTCCGCCTGCGCCTGCTCAACGGCTCCGACTCGCGCGTCTACGACGTCGGTCTCGCCGACGGCGGCACGGTCCGGCTCGTCGGGACCGACGGCGGGCTGCTCCCCGCCCCGCAGGCGGTCGAGCGCGTGCGCCTCTCGCCGGGCGATCGCGCGGAGGTCGTCGTGACCCTCACCCCGGGGCAGCGCGCCGTCCTGCGCAGCTTCCCGCCCGAGCTCGGCGTCAACCCGCTGTTCGAGCGGTTCTCGGGCGGCGACGACACCCTCGACCTCCTCGAGCTCCGCGCGTCCGGGACGCTCGCGCCGAGCCCCGCAGTCCCCGGCACGCTCGCCGCCGACGACGCCGCGGACGAGCTCGACGAGGCCGACGCCGTGCGCACCCGCCGCTTCCAGCTCGCCGGGACCGCGATCAACGGACGCTCCATGGACATGGCCCGGATCGACGAGGTCGTCACCGTCGGCGACACCGAGGTCTGGGAGGTCACCGGCCTCGACGACACCCCGCACAACTTCCACGTGCACGACGTCCGGTTCCGCGTCCTCGACGTCGCGGGCGAGCCGCCCGGGCCGGACCTCGCCGGGTGGCAGGACACCGTCTACGTCCAGCCCGGCCGCGTCACGCGCCTGCTCGTCCGGTTCGACGCCGCCGAGGGCACGACCGACCCGAGCACCCCCTACATGTTCCACTGCCACCTCCTCACGCACGAGGACCGCGGCATGATGGGCCAGCTCGTCGTCGTCGCCCCGGGCGAGGAGGCGCCGTCGCGCATCGCCGTTCCTGACGGTACCGGCCACTCCGACCACGACGCCGACGGCCTCCCGGGCGACGGCACCGGCCCGCGCCGCACCCTCGCACCGGACGGGAGCCACAGCAGCGACCACTGA
- a CDS encoding response regulator: MIRVVLVDDQPLVRTGIRALLERADDVEVVGEAADGRDGVALVRRVRPDVVLMDLQMPVLDGIEATRQILDGTAGPVTSAAAHPVPAGHDRPPGPRVVVLTTFDDDANLFAALRAGASGFLLKDASPDELRAAVRTAAAGDALLSPAVTARVVAQAVDAGRRDDALVAAVADRLTDREREVLAHVGRGLTNDEIGAALFMSPATARTHVGRILTKLGVRDRAGLVVVAYETGLVRPGTPPR; the protein is encoded by the coding sequence ATGATCCGCGTCGTGCTGGTCGACGACCAGCCCCTCGTCCGGACGGGGATCCGGGCCCTGCTGGAGCGCGCGGACGACGTCGAGGTCGTCGGCGAGGCCGCCGACGGCCGCGACGGCGTCGCGCTCGTGCGGCGGGTGCGGCCCGACGTGGTGCTCATGGACCTGCAGATGCCCGTGCTCGACGGCATCGAGGCGACGCGGCAGATCCTCGACGGCACCGCGGGACCGGTGACGTCGGCCGCCGCGCACCCCGTGCCGGCGGGCCACGACCGCCCGCCCGGACCGCGGGTCGTGGTCCTCACCACGTTCGACGACGACGCGAACCTCTTCGCCGCGCTGCGAGCCGGGGCGTCGGGCTTCCTGCTCAAGGACGCGAGCCCCGACGAGCTGCGCGCCGCGGTGCGCACGGCCGCCGCGGGCGACGCGCTGCTCTCCCCCGCGGTGACGGCCCGCGTCGTCGCGCAGGCCGTCGACGCCGGGCGGCGCGACGACGCGCTCGTCGCGGCGGTCGCCGACCGGCTGACGGACCGCGAGCGCGAAGTGCTCGCGCACGTGGGGCGCGGGCTGACCAACGACGAGATCGGCGCGGCGCTGTTCATGAGCCCGGCGACGGCCCGCACGCACGTGGGCCGGATCCTCACCAAGCTGGGCGTGCGGGACCGGGCCGGTCTCGTCGTCGTCGCCTACGAGACCGGCCTGGTCCGCCCGGGCACCCCGCCGAGGTAG
- a CDS encoding M20/M25/M40 family metallo-hydrolase, whose translation MTAPHPDSLASARTPANLDVPSGAVPRAEDEVVRICRELLRIDTSNFGDGTGPGERRAAEYVMGLLHEVGLEPELFESEPGRASVVVRLEGADPTRPALVLHGHLDVVPAQAADWSVDPFAGEEIDGLLWGRGAVDMKDMDAMILAVVRQMAREGRKPARDVVVAFFADEEAGGVYGARYAVDHRPELFEGATEAISEVGGFSVEVGGRRAYLLQTAEKGIAWLRLVAEGRAGHGSQVNEDNAVTRLAEAVARIGAHHWPNTLTPTVDKLLRGVADLTGLRYDPEDPASVAALVAALGPASRFVGATVRHTSNPTQLTAGYKANVIPGRAEAAIDARLLPGHEEEGFATLRALAGEHVRVEEIHRDIALEVPFEGDLVDAMVDSLLAEDPEATVLPYTLSGGTDNKSLARLGITGYGFAPLRLPGDLDFSGMFHGVDERVPVDSLRFGVRVLDRLLRTC comes from the coding sequence ATGACCGCTCCGCACCCGGACTCCCTGGCCAGCGCCCGTACCCCGGCGAACCTCGACGTCCCCTCCGGCGCGGTGCCGCGGGCGGAGGACGAGGTGGTGCGGATCTGCCGGGAGCTGCTGCGGATCGACACCTCGAACTTCGGTGACGGGACGGGGCCGGGGGAGCGGCGCGCGGCGGAGTACGTGATGGGGCTGCTGCACGAGGTCGGGCTCGAGCCGGAGCTGTTCGAGTCGGAGCCCGGACGGGCGAGCGTCGTCGTGCGCCTGGAGGGCGCGGACCCGACACGGCCCGCGCTCGTGCTGCACGGGCACCTCGACGTGGTGCCCGCGCAGGCGGCGGACTGGTCGGTCGACCCGTTCGCGGGCGAGGAGATCGACGGCCTGCTGTGGGGCCGCGGCGCCGTCGACATGAAGGACATGGACGCGATGATCCTCGCGGTCGTGCGGCAGATGGCGCGCGAGGGGCGCAAGCCCGCGCGCGACGTCGTCGTCGCGTTCTTCGCCGACGAGGAGGCGGGCGGCGTGTACGGGGCGCGCTACGCCGTCGACCACCGACCCGAGCTGTTCGAGGGCGCGACCGAGGCGATCAGCGAGGTCGGCGGCTTCTCCGTCGAGGTGGGCGGACGCCGCGCGTACCTGCTCCAGACGGCGGAGAAGGGCATCGCGTGGCTGCGCCTCGTCGCGGAAGGGCGGGCCGGGCACGGGTCCCAGGTGAACGAGGACAACGCGGTGACGCGGCTCGCGGAGGCGGTCGCGCGCATCGGCGCGCACCACTGGCCGAACACGCTCACACCGACGGTCGACAAGCTGCTGCGCGGCGTCGCGGACCTCACGGGGCTCCGGTACGACCCGGAGGACCCGGCGTCGGTCGCCGCGCTCGTCGCGGCGCTGGGCCCGGCGTCGCGCTTCGTCGGCGCGACGGTGCGCCACACGTCCAACCCGACGCAGCTCACCGCCGGGTACAAGGCGAACGTCATCCCGGGCCGGGCGGAGGCGGCGATCGACGCGCGCCTGCTCCCCGGTCACGAGGAGGAGGGGTTCGCGACGCTGCGAGCGCTCGCGGGCGAGCACGTGCGGGTCGAGGAGATCCACCGCGACATCGCGCTCGAGGTGCCGTTCGAGGGCGACCTGGTCGACGCGATGGTGGACTCGCTGCTCGCCGAGGATCCCGAGGCGACCGTGCTGCCGTACACGCTGTCGGGCGGCACGGACAACAAGTCGCTCGCGCGCCTCGGCATCACGGGCTACGGCTTCGCGCCGCTGCGCCTGCCCGGGGACCTCGACTTCTCCGGCATGTTCCACGGGGTCGACGAGCGCGTCCCGGTCGACTCGCTGCGGTTCGGCGTGCGCGTCCTGGACCGGCTGCTGCGCACCTGCTGA
- a CDS encoding undecaprenyl-diphosphate phosphatase, producing the protein MNAWEAVLLGLVQGLTEFLPISSSAHLRIVGELIGSQDPGAAFTAITQIGTETAVLLYFRRDIARICAAWWRSVRGEHGTDWKARLGKHDHDAAMAWYIALGSVPIVVLGLLFQDAIENTFRNLYLTALMLAVFALLLGWADRVGAKRRSLRELSPGQAVAFGFAQALALVPGVSRSGGTITAGLLMGFTREAAARYSFLLAIPAVMGSGFYQLFKSAEEPAPGAPGAGATLIATLVAFVVGYFVIIAFLKIVSTFSYTPFVVYRLVLAALVVLLLLTGVLEPGGATASTP; encoded by the coding sequence GTGAACGCGTGGGAAGCCGTCCTCCTCGGCCTGGTCCAGGGCCTGACCGAGTTCCTCCCGATCTCCTCGAGCGCGCACCTGCGCATCGTGGGCGAGCTCATCGGCTCGCAGGATCCCGGTGCCGCCTTCACGGCGATCACCCAGATCGGGACCGAGACGGCGGTCCTGCTGTACTTCCGCCGCGACATCGCCCGCATCTGCGCGGCGTGGTGGCGCTCGGTGCGGGGCGAGCACGGCACGGACTGGAAGGCGCGCCTCGGCAAGCACGACCACGACGCCGCGATGGCCTGGTACATTGCCCTCGGCTCGGTCCCGATCGTCGTGCTCGGCCTGCTGTTCCAGGACGCGATCGAGAACACGTTCCGCAACCTCTACCTCACGGCCCTCATGCTCGCCGTCTTCGCGCTCCTGCTCGGGTGGGCCGACCGGGTCGGTGCCAAGCGCCGCTCGCTGCGCGAGCTCTCGCCCGGCCAGGCCGTCGCTTTCGGCTTCGCGCAGGCCCTCGCGCTCGTCCCGGGCGTCTCGCGGTCGGGCGGGACGATCACGGCCGGTCTCCTCATGGGCTTCACGCGCGAGGCCGCGGCGCGCTACTCGTTCCTGCTCGCGATCCCCGCGGTCATGGGCTCGGGCTTCTACCAGCTCTTCAAGTCCGCGGAGGAGCCGGCGCCCGGCGCGCCCGGCGCGGGCGCGACGCTCATCGCCACGCTCGTCGCGTTCGTCGTCGGGTACTTCGTCATCATCGCGTTCCTCAAGATCGTCTCGACCTTCAGCTACACGCCGTTCGTGGTCTACCGCCTGGTGCTCGCCGCGCTCGTCGTGCTGCTCCTGCTCACCGGCGTGCTCGAGCCGGGCGGGGCGACCGCGTCGACCCCGTGA
- a CDS encoding aldo/keto reductase: MEHRHLGSTGLRVSELGLGTMTWARDTDELDAAEQLRDFVDAGGTLVDTAASYADGDAESLLGSLLGTKVDRRDVLLCTKAGVRHTAQGPVVDASRGALLDSLDDSLSRLGTDHVDLFLVHAPDPRTPFTETLSALRHAVTSGRARYVGLSNHPAWATARAATLLGGADDVGLAAVELEYSLLQRGAEREVVPAAESLGLGLLAWSPLGRGVLTGKYRRSLPADSRGASPHLAAFVEPYLDQSSSGIVEAVVTAADGLGRAPLDVALSWLLGRPTVASAIVGARTPAQLRTSLAATDLELPDAVRAALDDVSDLDVGYPERW; this comes from the coding sequence ATGGAACACCGCCACCTCGGCAGCACCGGACTGCGCGTGTCCGAGCTCGGTCTCGGCACCATGACGTGGGCCCGGGACACGGACGAGCTCGACGCCGCCGAGCAGCTGCGCGACTTCGTCGACGCGGGCGGGACCCTCGTCGACACCGCCGCCTCGTACGCCGACGGGGACGCCGAGTCCCTGCTCGGGTCGCTCCTGGGGACGAAGGTCGACCGGCGCGACGTGCTCCTGTGCACCAAGGCGGGCGTGCGCCACACCGCGCAGGGCCCCGTCGTCGACGCGTCCCGCGGGGCGCTGCTCGACTCGCTGGACGACTCGCTGTCGCGCCTGGGCACCGACCACGTCGACCTGTTCCTCGTGCACGCGCCCGACCCGCGCACCCCGTTCACGGAGACGCTCTCCGCGCTGCGGCACGCCGTGACGTCCGGTCGGGCACGGTACGTCGGCCTGTCCAACCACCCTGCGTGGGCGACGGCGCGGGCCGCGACCCTGCTCGGCGGCGCCGACGACGTGGGCCTCGCCGCGGTCGAGCTCGAGTACTCGCTGCTCCAGCGCGGCGCGGAGCGGGAGGTCGTGCCGGCTGCCGAGTCGCTCGGCCTCGGCCTGCTCGCCTGGTCCCCGCTGGGCAGGGGCGTGCTCACGGGCAAGTACCGCCGCTCGCTGCCGGCGGACTCGCGCGGCGCGTCGCCGCACCTCGCCGCGTTCGTCGAGCCCTACCTGGACCAGTCCTCGTCCGGGATCGTCGAGGCCGTCGTCACCGCGGCCGACGGCCTCGGCCGCGCCCCGCTCGACGTCGCGCTGTCGTGGCTCCTGGGACGCCCCACCGTCGCGAGCGCGATCGTGGGCGCGCGGACCCCGGCCCAGCTCCGCACGTCGCTCGCGGCGACCGACCTCGAGCTTCCCGACGCCGTCCGCGCGGCGCTCGACGACGTGAGCGACCTCGACGTCGGATACCCCGAGCGGTGGTGA
- a CDS encoding DUF5703 family protein: MEERPTSRRRSGWAAHGGQYEYRVLTIDRSTSRSDASRLLTDEAEYGRWELARTRLYVGGERRVWLRRKIIRVSSTL, translated from the coding sequence GTGGAGGAGAGGCCGACGTCACGCCGGCGGTCCGGATGGGCCGCGCACGGCGGGCAGTACGAGTACCGCGTCCTGACGATCGACCGCTCCACGAGCCGGTCGGACGCGAGCCGGTTGCTCACGGACGAGGCCGAGTACGGGCGCTGGGAGCTCGCCCGGACGCGGCTCTACGTCGGGGGCGAGCGCCGCGTCTGGCTGCGCCGCAAGATCATCCGGGTCAGCTCGACCCTGTGA
- a CDS encoding primosomal protein, with protein MTADPRAALDRFIAALEAHYNAVAARRGEDDPAVDDAYYVLADAFEVYDEALGQVHGEATPFYLAEEDDDEDEDDEEDEEDEDALDDDLDDTLDDDVLTGELETDGAR; from the coding sequence ATGACCGCTGACCCGCGTGCCGCGCTCGACCGGTTCATCGCCGCGCTCGAGGCCCACTACAACGCCGTCGCCGCACGCCGCGGGGAGGACGACCCTGCCGTCGACGACGCCTACTACGTGCTCGCGGACGCCTTCGAGGTCTACGACGAGGCGCTCGGCCAGGTCCACGGGGAGGCGACGCCCTTCTACCTCGCGGAGGAGGACGACGACGAGGACGAGGACGACGAGGAGGACGAGGAGGACGAGGACGCGCTCGACGACGACCTCGACGACACCCTCGACGACGACGTCCTCACCGGCGAGCTGGAGACCGACGGCGCGCGCTGA